One Scylla paramamosain isolate STU-SP2022 chromosome 6, ASM3559412v1, whole genome shotgun sequence DNA segment encodes these proteins:
- the LOC135101325 gene encoding DNA-directed RNA polymerases I, II, and III subunit RPABC1 produces MDDEAETYKLWRIRKTIMQLCHDRGYLVTQDELDQTLAQFKEQFGEKPSERQPARSDLIVLVAHNDDPTDQMFVFFPDEPKVGVRTIKTYCTRMQEENIQRAIIVVQSGMSPSAKQALVDMAPKYILEQFLESELLINITEHELVPEHVVMTAEEKTELLQRYKLKDNQLMRIQAGDPVARYFGLKRGQVVKIIRPSETAGRYISYRLVV; encoded by the exons ATGGATGATGAGGCTGAGACATATAAGCTGTGGCGCATCCGCAAGACCATCATGCAGCTGTGTCATGACCGTGGGTACCTGGTGACACAAGATGAGTTGGACCAGACACTTGCTCAGTTCAAGGAGCAGTTTGGTGAGAAGCCATCTGAGAGACAGCCTGCTCGCTCTGACCTCATTGTGTTGGTGGCCCACAATGATGACCCAACAGACcagatgtttgttttcttcccaGATGAACCTAAG GTTGGAGTCCGCACCATCAAGACATATTGCACACGCATGCAGGAAGAGAACATCCAGCGTGCTATTATTGTTGTCCAGTCAGGAATGTCACCATCTGCTaagcag GCTCTGGTAGACATGGCCCCAAAGTACATCCTGGAGCAGTTCCTGGAGTCTGAATTGCTGATCAACATTACTGAACATGAGTTGGTGCCAGAGCATGTGGTGATGACGGCTGAAGAGAAGACAGAACTGCTACAGAG GTACAAACTGAAGGACAATCAGCTCATGAGGATACAGGCAGGTGACCCTGTGGCGCGGTACTTTGGGCTCAAACGTGGCCAGGTGGTGAAGATCATCCGTCCCTCAGAGACAGCTGGTCGCTACATTTCCTACCGTCTCGttgtgtga